Proteins found in one Lycium ferocissimum isolate CSIRO_LF1 chromosome 6, AGI_CSIRO_Lferr_CH_V1, whole genome shotgun sequence genomic segment:
- the LOC132059105 gene encoding uncharacterized protein LOC132059105 encodes MEDQCSPLSWPYNYFLEEGIEELKHSLVYTTLELENTVISAHEELARKDEEILQLKDLLTRIMKERDEAQGKCQRLGMEKVLLQQQRQQQVQLQFQFQKQNQNVVIESAPISSGTTISQDNQEHDQIVKGVVDSYHNNNNIGVLSNSSDCDENNVVSPPLLVPDLMEKVVVKKPLPEKGKFLQAVIEAGPLLQTLLLAGPLPQWQHPPPQLNSIDIPPVTITSPTPRLLNQDSALSSSPGAGPCFGKKRDVDTTTSPQSISKYQKVVHQPALTNM; translated from the exons atgGAAGATCAATGCAGCCCTCTTAGCTGGCCTTATAACTACTTCCTAGAAGAG GGGATAGAGGAATTGAAGCATTCTTTGGTGTACACAAcattggagttggaaaacaCTGTTATCTCTGCCCATGAGGAACTTGCAAGAAAAGATGAGGAGATTTTGCAACTTAAGGATCTTTTGACTAGAATTATGAAAGAAAGAGATGAAGCACAAGGCAAATGCCAAAGGCTTGGAATGGAGAAAGTCTTACtccaacaacaacgacaacaacaagtGCAATTACAATTCCAATTTCAGAAGCAGAAccaaaatgttgttatagaaagTGCACCTATTTCTAGTGGCACAACAATTAGTCAGGATAATCAagaacatgaccaaattgtaaaAGGAGTAGTTGACTCttaccacaacaacaacaacataggaGTACTTTCTAATTCTTCAGATTGTGATGAAAACAATGTTGTTTCCCCTCCATTATTAGTCCCAGATTTAATGGAAAAAGTTGTTGTCAAGAAGCCATTGCCAGAGAAAGGGAAATTCTTGCAAGCTGTGATAGAAGCAGGGCCACTACTTCAAACACTTTTATTAGCAGGGCCACTTCCTCAGTGGCAACATCCACCACCACAACTCAACTCAATCGACATTCCTCCGGTCACTATTACCTCGCCTACTCCGCGGTTGCTCAACCAGGACTCCGCCCTGAGTAGTAGCCCTGGTGCCGGgccatgttttgggaagaaaaGGGATGTTGATACTACTACTTCTCCACAGTCTATTTCCAAGTATCAAAAAGTTGTTCACCAGCCAGCATTGACCAACATGTAg